The following are from one region of the Siniperca chuatsi isolate FFG_IHB_CAS linkage group LG21, ASM2008510v1, whole genome shotgun sequence genome:
- the lpar2a gene encoding lysophosphatidic acid receptor 2a isoform X1: MRWQLAAPVSYRTCLNGDSKKFVMAMESSLWNTCDYSHNVTFFYNLVGKKVSVVWTARDFLVIGLGLTVCLIVVLANLMVMVAIFMNHRFHYPIYYLLGNMAAADLFAGIAYTNLMLNTGPWTSMLTKEQWYIRGALIDITLTASVANLLAVAVERHQTIITMQLHSNMTKRRVVLLIVCIWAVAIIMGLVPSTIWNCECDLGDCSTIAPLYSRRFLIFWAVLNLLTFFIMVAMYTRIFIYVRYHSQYTSEMWHNQTVVNLMKTISMVLGAFVICWTPGLMTLLLDGLLGKASHANVFEKFCLVIAECNSLVNPIIYSLRDKEMRRTFKWILCCLCQRSADHQRELSHVEIALPPEETLGCVQKSEDPTVCPETNNKADSWTMRGV; encoded by the exons ATGAGATGGCAGCTAGCAGCTCCAGTTTCATATCGGACCTGTCTGAATGGAGACTCTAAAAAGTTCG TTATGGCCATGGAGAGCAGTTTGTGGAATACCTGTGACTACAGCCACAATGTCACTTTCTTCTATAACTTGGTGGGCAAAAAGGTCAGTGTTGTGTGGACGGCACGGGACTTTCTGGTGATCGGACTTGGCTTGACGGTATGTCTCATAGTGGTCCTGGCCAACCTGATGGTGATGGTGGCCATCTTCATGAACCACCGCTTCCACTACCCCATCTACTATCTCCTGGGCAACATGGCTGCAGCAGACCTGTTTGCAGGTATCGCCTACACCAACCTGATGTTGAACACGGGCCCCTGGACCAGCATGCTCACCAAGGAGCAGTGGTACATCCGCGGGGCTTTGATTGACATCACCCTGACAGCCTCTGTGGCCAACCTGCTGGCTGTCGCCGTGGAGCGCCACCAGACCATCATCACCATGCAACTGCACAGCAACATGACCAAGCGGCGCGTGGTGCTGCTGATAGTCTGCATCTGGGCCGTGGCCATCATCATGGGCCTGGTGCCCTCAACGATTTGGAACTGCGAGTGTGATCTGGGTGACTGCTCCACCATCGCTCCCCTCTATAGTCGCCGCTTCCTCATCTTCTGGGCAGTTCTCAACCTGCTTACTTTCTTTATCATGGTGGCTATGTACACTCGTATCTTCATATATGTGAGATACCACAGCCAGTACACCTCGGAGATGTGGCACAACCAGACTGTTGTCAACCTCATGAAAACTATTTCCATGGTTCTGG GCGCCTTTGTAATCTGCTGGACGCCCGGCCTCATGACTCTCTTACTGGACGGGCTGTTGGGTAAAGCCAGCCACGCCAACGTCTTTGAGAAGTTCTGTTTGGTGATAGCAGAGTGCAACTCTCTGGTCAATCCTATCATCTATTCCCTGCGAGACAAAGAGATGCGGAGGACGTTCAAGTGGATCCTGTGCTGCCTGTGTCAGAGAAGTGCTGACCATCAGAGGGAGCTGTCACATGTCGAGATTGCCTTACCACCAGAG GAAACTCTTGGCTGTGTCCAGAAGTCAGAAGATCCGACCGTCTGTCCggaaacaaacaataaagcagACAGTTGGACAATGCGGGGGGTATAA
- the lpar2a gene encoding lysophosphatidic acid receptor 2a isoform X2: MLPAPFSSHWTIVMAMESSLWNTCDYSHNVTFFYNLVGKKVSVVWTARDFLVIGLGLTVCLIVVLANLMVMVAIFMNHRFHYPIYYLLGNMAAADLFAGIAYTNLMLNTGPWTSMLTKEQWYIRGALIDITLTASVANLLAVAVERHQTIITMQLHSNMTKRRVVLLIVCIWAVAIIMGLVPSTIWNCECDLGDCSTIAPLYSRRFLIFWAVLNLLTFFIMVAMYTRIFIYVRYHSQYTSEMWHNQTVVNLMKTISMVLGAFVICWTPGLMTLLLDGLLGKASHANVFEKFCLVIAECNSLVNPIIYSLRDKEMRRTFKWILCCLCQRSADHQRELSHVEIALPPEETLGCVQKSEDPTVCPETNNKADSWTMRGV, translated from the exons ATGCTGCCAGCTCCCTTCAGCAGCCACTGGACTATCG TTATGGCCATGGAGAGCAGTTTGTGGAATACCTGTGACTACAGCCACAATGTCACTTTCTTCTATAACTTGGTGGGCAAAAAGGTCAGTGTTGTGTGGACGGCACGGGACTTTCTGGTGATCGGACTTGGCTTGACGGTATGTCTCATAGTGGTCCTGGCCAACCTGATGGTGATGGTGGCCATCTTCATGAACCACCGCTTCCACTACCCCATCTACTATCTCCTGGGCAACATGGCTGCAGCAGACCTGTTTGCAGGTATCGCCTACACCAACCTGATGTTGAACACGGGCCCCTGGACCAGCATGCTCACCAAGGAGCAGTGGTACATCCGCGGGGCTTTGATTGACATCACCCTGACAGCCTCTGTGGCCAACCTGCTGGCTGTCGCCGTGGAGCGCCACCAGACCATCATCACCATGCAACTGCACAGCAACATGACCAAGCGGCGCGTGGTGCTGCTGATAGTCTGCATCTGGGCCGTGGCCATCATCATGGGCCTGGTGCCCTCAACGATTTGGAACTGCGAGTGTGATCTGGGTGACTGCTCCACCATCGCTCCCCTCTATAGTCGCCGCTTCCTCATCTTCTGGGCAGTTCTCAACCTGCTTACTTTCTTTATCATGGTGGCTATGTACACTCGTATCTTCATATATGTGAGATACCACAGCCAGTACACCTCGGAGATGTGGCACAACCAGACTGTTGTCAACCTCATGAAAACTATTTCCATGGTTCTGG GCGCCTTTGTAATCTGCTGGACGCCCGGCCTCATGACTCTCTTACTGGACGGGCTGTTGGGTAAAGCCAGCCACGCCAACGTCTTTGAGAAGTTCTGTTTGGTGATAGCAGAGTGCAACTCTCTGGTCAATCCTATCATCTATTCCCTGCGAGACAAAGAGATGCGGAGGACGTTCAAGTGGATCCTGTGCTGCCTGTGTCAGAGAAGTGCTGACCATCAGAGGGAGCTGTCACATGTCGAGATTGCCTTACCACCAGAG GAAACTCTTGGCTGTGTCCAGAAGTCAGAAGATCCGACCGTCTGTCCggaaacaaacaataaagcagACAGTTGGACAATGCGGGGGGTATAA
- the lpar2a gene encoding lysophosphatidic acid receptor 2a isoform X3 produces the protein MAMESSLWNTCDYSHNVTFFYNLVGKKVSVVWTARDFLVIGLGLTVCLIVVLANLMVMVAIFMNHRFHYPIYYLLGNMAAADLFAGIAYTNLMLNTGPWTSMLTKEQWYIRGALIDITLTASVANLLAVAVERHQTIITMQLHSNMTKRRVVLLIVCIWAVAIIMGLVPSTIWNCECDLGDCSTIAPLYSRRFLIFWAVLNLLTFFIMVAMYTRIFIYVRYHSQYTSEMWHNQTVVNLMKTISMVLGAFVICWTPGLMTLLLDGLLGKASHANVFEKFCLVIAECNSLVNPIIYSLRDKEMRRTFKWILCCLCQRSADHQRELSHVEIALPPEETLGCVQKSEDPTVCPETNNKADSWTMRGV, from the exons ATGGCCATGGAGAGCAGTTTGTGGAATACCTGTGACTACAGCCACAATGTCACTTTCTTCTATAACTTGGTGGGCAAAAAGGTCAGTGTTGTGTGGACGGCACGGGACTTTCTGGTGATCGGACTTGGCTTGACGGTATGTCTCATAGTGGTCCTGGCCAACCTGATGGTGATGGTGGCCATCTTCATGAACCACCGCTTCCACTACCCCATCTACTATCTCCTGGGCAACATGGCTGCAGCAGACCTGTTTGCAGGTATCGCCTACACCAACCTGATGTTGAACACGGGCCCCTGGACCAGCATGCTCACCAAGGAGCAGTGGTACATCCGCGGGGCTTTGATTGACATCACCCTGACAGCCTCTGTGGCCAACCTGCTGGCTGTCGCCGTGGAGCGCCACCAGACCATCATCACCATGCAACTGCACAGCAACATGACCAAGCGGCGCGTGGTGCTGCTGATAGTCTGCATCTGGGCCGTGGCCATCATCATGGGCCTGGTGCCCTCAACGATTTGGAACTGCGAGTGTGATCTGGGTGACTGCTCCACCATCGCTCCCCTCTATAGTCGCCGCTTCCTCATCTTCTGGGCAGTTCTCAACCTGCTTACTTTCTTTATCATGGTGGCTATGTACACTCGTATCTTCATATATGTGAGATACCACAGCCAGTACACCTCGGAGATGTGGCACAACCAGACTGTTGTCAACCTCATGAAAACTATTTCCATGGTTCTGG GCGCCTTTGTAATCTGCTGGACGCCCGGCCTCATGACTCTCTTACTGGACGGGCTGTTGGGTAAAGCCAGCCACGCCAACGTCTTTGAGAAGTTCTGTTTGGTGATAGCAGAGTGCAACTCTCTGGTCAATCCTATCATCTATTCCCTGCGAGACAAAGAGATGCGGAGGACGTTCAAGTGGATCCTGTGCTGCCTGTGTCAGAGAAGTGCTGACCATCAGAGGGAGCTGTCACATGTCGAGATTGCCTTACCACCAGAG GAAACTCTTGGCTGTGTCCAGAAGTCAGAAGATCCGACCGTCTGTCCggaaacaaacaataaagcagACAGTTGGACAATGCGGGGGGTATAA